The proteins below are encoded in one region of Clostridium estertheticum:
- a CDS encoding SDR family oxidoreductase: protein MKLKEKIAIVTGAASGMGRSIAILYAQEGAKVVVSDIDLEGAKATVAEIEANGGSAMAVLTNVTKEKDIQNLIDTTVKIYGTVDILVNNAGIMDNMAGAADVTDELWDRIFAVNTTSVMRATRKVLPIFLTKGTGVIINIASVGGLRGSTAGAAYTASKHAVVGFTKNTGFQYAKEGIRCNAIAPGPIKTNISASMGNVNQRGAAICRTGMSTICRLGEPEEIAGVALFLATDDSKFVNGQVLAVDGGWTAY, encoded by the coding sequence ATGAAACTTAAAGAAAAAATTGCAATAGTAACAGGAGCTGCTTCGGGGATGGGAAGGTCCATTGCCATTCTATATGCTCAGGAAGGAGCAAAAGTGGTGGTATCTGATATTGATTTAGAAGGTGCAAAAGCAACTGTAGCTGAGATTGAGGCAAATGGTGGATCTGCTATGGCAGTATTAACCAATGTAACCAAAGAAAAAGACATACAAAACCTAATTGATACTACCGTTAAAATTTATGGCACAGTTGATATCCTAGTCAATAATGCCGGTATAATGGACAATATGGCAGGGGCGGCGGATGTTACAGATGAACTATGGGATAGAATATTTGCAGTTAATACTACTTCAGTGATGAGAGCTACCAGAAAAGTGTTGCCGATATTTTTGACTAAAGGTACTGGGGTAATTATCAATATAGCTTCAGTAGGGGGACTTCGTGGAAGTACAGCTGGTGCCGCATATACTGCCTCCAAACATGCAGTAGTAGGCTTTACCAAGAATACAGGATTTCAATATGCAAAAGAAGGCATCCGATGTAATGCCATAGCTCCAGGTCCAATAAAAACCAATATCAGTGCATCTATGGGAAATGTTAATCAGCGGGGTGCAGCAATATGTAGAACTGGTATGAGTACAATTTGCCGACTGGGTGAACCGGAGGAAATAGCCGGAGTTGCACTGTTCCTGGCAACAGACGATTCCAAATTTGTTAACGGTCAAGTTTTGGCTGTCGATGGAGGCTGGACTGCTTATTAA